A genomic segment from Maridesulfovibrio ferrireducens encodes:
- a CDS encoding 2-oxoacid:acceptor oxidoreductase family protein: MRTKCTFSGSGGQGSALLAKLICKGAMKQGLQVVMTQTYGIEQRGGDSTGYVVVSDTRIGNPLVENDADVSVALSPTIYDGCLDGSAIGGLVLVNSSMIMDTREREGVKQILIPASDIAAELGSVRCANIVMLGAVLEATNVLEFATVEEVLRDLMGAKKPALLEMNLKALQKGRTLYASAAE, translated from the coding sequence GCCAGGGATCAGCTCTGCTTGCAAAGCTGATTTGCAAAGGCGCTATGAAGCAGGGACTACAGGTCGTGATGACTCAGACATACGGTATTGAGCAGCGTGGCGGAGACTCCACCGGATACGTTGTCGTATCCGACACTCGTATCGGAAATCCTCTTGTGGAAAATGACGCCGACGTGAGTGTCGCTCTTAGCCCCACCATCTATGACGGTTGTCTTGACGGTTCAGCTATCGGCGGCCTGGTCCTCGTGAATAGCTCTATGATCATGGACACTCGTGAACGTGAGGGTGTTAAACAAATCCTGATTCCTGCTTCGGATATTGCTGCTGAACTTGGCTCTGTGAGATGCGCGAATATCGTAATGCTCGGGGCTGTGTTGGAAGCTACAAATGTACTGGAATTTGCAACTGTGGAAGAAGTGTTGCGGGATCTTATGGGCGCTAAGAAGCCCGCCCTGCTGGAAATGAATTTGAAAGCCCTTCAAAAGGGCCGCACCCTCTACGCCAGCGCTGCGGAGTAA
- a CDS encoding ferredoxin family protein yields MKANNKKHVISAERCKSCGLCVDACPKNTLAIGHTLNGQGYSVVEQVRPDDCVLCGLCRIVCPDVAIGVIVLD; encoded by the coding sequence ATGAAAGCAAACAATAAAAAGCACGTTATTAGCGCCGAACGCTGTAAATCTTGCGGTTTGTGTGTTGATGCCTGCCCTAAAAATACTCTTGCCATCGGTCACACCTTGAACGGTCAGGGCTACAGTGTCGTTGAGCAGGTTCGTCCTGATGATTGTGTCCTGTGTGGCCTGTGCCGCATCGTCTGTCCTGATGTCGCTATCGGCGTCATTGTGTTGGACTAA